Proteins from a single region of Corylus avellana chromosome ca11, CavTom2PMs-1.0:
- the LOC132165320 gene encoding transcription factor TGA1-like isoform X4, whose protein sequence is MEASRLKLIQMEQDLERARKQGLCVGGGSDASDHLGLSAAVNSGVTTFEIEYGHWVEEQNRQTCDLRNALNAHIGDTELQMLVTDGLSHYFQLFRIKATATKADVFYVMSGMWKTSAERFFLWVGGYRPSELLKVLVPQIDPMTEHQVFEVLNLKQSCEQAEDALTQGMEKLQETLAKTVAASQLVEETYIPQMGTAVEKLEALVDFVSEADHIRQETLHQIARILTTRQAARGLLALGEYFQRLRVLSSVWATRSREPF, encoded by the exons ATGGAAGCAAGCCGTTTGAAGCTGATTCAAATGGAGCAAGATCTTGAGCGTGCCCGTAAGCAG GGCTTATGTGTAGGTGGTGGGTCAGATGCTAGTGATCATCTGGGTTTGTCCGCAGCTGTAAACTCAG GGGTTACTACATTTGAGATTGAGTATGGACACTGGGTGGAAGAACAAAATAGACAGACCTGTGATCTGAGGAATGCTTTGAATGCACATATAGGGGATACAGAACTTCAAATGCTGGTAACTGATGGCTTGTCGCACTATTTTCAACTTTTCCGCATCAAAGCAACAGCGACAAAAGCTGATGTCTTCTATGTGATGTCTGGCATGTGGAAAACATCAGCTGAGCGCTTTTTCTTGTGGGTCGGAGGGTATCGCCCTTCAGAACTTCTCAAG GTGCTTGTGCCTCAGATTGACCCCATGACAGAACACCAAGTTTTTGAAGTTCTTAATCTTAAACAATCATGTGAGCAAGCTGAGGATGCTCTTACACAAGGTATGGAGAAACTCCAGGAAACTCTGGCCAAGACAGTAGCAGCTAGTCAACTGGTTGAAGAAACCTACATTCCGCAGATGGGTACTGCAGTGGAGAAGTTGGAAGCTCTAGTGGACTTTGTGAGTGAG GCTGACCATATTCGGCAGGAAACCCTTCATCAAATCGCTCGCATCCTGACTACCCGCCAGGCAGCTCGAGGTCTGCTTGCTTTGGGAGAATACTTCCAACGCCTTCGAGTGTTGAGCTCAGTTTGGGCTACTCGTTCTCGTGAGCCATTTTAA
- the LOC132165319 gene encoding transcription factor TGA1-like isoform X2, with translation MNSPSAHFVPARRIAVYDPIQQISMWGENFKSNSNLNTSASLIVEDVKLDNQSEDASHGTVGPSDQYDQEATNKPADKVQRRLAQNREAARKSRLRKKAYVQQLETSRLKLIQIEQELDRARQQGLYMGGGLDASQLGFSATVNSGVATFEMEYGHWVEEQNRQTCDLRNALNAHIGDTELQMLVTDGLSHYFQLFRIKATATKADVFYVMSGMWKTSAERFFLWIGGFRPSELLKVLVPQIDPMTEHQVFEVTNLRQSCEQAEDALTQGMDKLQETLAKTVASSQLVEENYIPQMGTAVEKLEALVNFVSEIIICKFPTESTFFCPKEQQFGLYASGFKGNCLGKESF, from the exons ATGAACTCTCCATCAGCCCATTTTGTCCCCGCCAGAAGGATAGCAGTCTATGACCCTATCCAGCAGATTAGCATGTGGGGAGAAAACTTCAAAAGCAACAGTAATCTAAACACATCCGCATCCTTGATTGTGGAGGACGTGAAACTTGATAATCAG TCAGAGGATGCTTCACATGGTACAGTGGGACCTTCTGACCAATATGACCAAGAAGCAACTAATAAACCTGCTGATAAG GTACAAAGACGTCTTGCCCAAAACCGGGAGGCTGCTCGTAAAAGCCGTTTGCGTAAAAAG GCCTATGTTCAGCAGTTGGAAACAAGTCGTTTGAAGCTGATTCAAATAGAGCAAGAGCTTGACCGTGCCCGGCAGCAG GGCTTATACATGGGTGGTGGTTTAGATGCTAGTCAGCTGGGGTTCTCTGCAACTGTAAACTCAG GGGTTGCTACATTTGAGATGGAGTATGGACACTGGGTGGAAGAACAAAATAGACAGACCTGTGATTTGAGGAATGCTTTGAATGCACATATAGGGGATACAGAACTTCAAATGCTGGTAACTGATGGCTTGTCGCACTATTTTCAACTTTTCCGCATCAAAGCAACAGCGACAAAAGCTGATGTCTTCTATGTGATGTCTGGCATGTGGAAAACATCAGCTGAGCGTTTTTTCTTGTGGATCGGAGGGTTTCGCCCTTCAGAACTTCTCAAG GTACTTGTGCCTCAGATTGACCCCATGACAGAACACCAAGTTTTTGAAGTTACTAATCTTAGACAATCATGTGAGCAAGCTGAGGACGCTCTTACGCAAGGTATGGATAAACTCCAGGAAACTCTGGCCAAGACTGTAGCATCTAGTCAACTGGTTGAAGAAAACTACATTCCGCAGATGGGTACTGCGGTGGAGAAGTTGGAAGCTCTAGTGAACTTTGTGAGTGAG ATTATAATTTGCAAATTCCCAACTGAAAGTACTTTTTTCTGCCCAAAAGAACAGCAATTTGGATTATATGCAAGTGGATTTAAAGGCAATTGTCTTGGGAAAGAATCCTTTTAG
- the LOC132165320 gene encoding transcription factor TGA1-like isoform X5 — MEASRLKLIQMEQDLERARKQGLCVGGGSDASDHLGLSAAVNSGDTELQMLVTDGLSHYFQLFRIKATATKADVFYVMSGMWKTSAERFFLWVGGYRPSELLKVLVPQIDPMTEHQVFEVLNLKQSCEQAEDALTQGMEKLQETLAKTVAASQLVEETYIPQMGTAVEKLEALVDFVSENISSSTFIWQSKDFIKKKKIYADHIRQETLHQIARILTTRQAARGLLALGEYFQRLRVLSSVWATRSREPF; from the exons ATGGAAGCAAGCCGTTTGAAGCTGATTCAAATGGAGCAAGATCTTGAGCGTGCCCGTAAGCAG GGCTTATGTGTAGGTGGTGGGTCAGATGCTAGTGATCATCTGGGTTTGTCCGCAGCTGTAAACTCAG GGGATACAGAACTTCAAATGCTGGTAACTGATGGCTTGTCGCACTATTTTCAACTTTTCCGCATCAAAGCAACAGCGACAAAAGCTGATGTCTTCTATGTGATGTCTGGCATGTGGAAAACATCAGCTGAGCGCTTTTTCTTGTGGGTCGGAGGGTATCGCCCTTCAGAACTTCTCAAG GTGCTTGTGCCTCAGATTGACCCCATGACAGAACACCAAGTTTTTGAAGTTCTTAATCTTAAACAATCATGTGAGCAAGCTGAGGATGCTCTTACACAAGGTATGGAGAAACTCCAGGAAACTCTGGCCAAGACAGTAGCAGCTAGTCAACTGGTTGAAGAAACCTACATTCCGCAGATGGGTACTGCAGTGGAGAAGTTGGAAGCTCTAGTGGACTTTGTGAGTGAG AACATCTCTAGTTCTACCTTTATTTGGCAATCAAAGGATttcatcaaaaagaagaaaatctat GCTGACCATATTCGGCAGGAAACCCTTCATCAAATCGCTCGCATCCTGACTACCCGCCAGGCAGCTCGAGGTCTGCTTGCTTTGGGAGAATACTTCCAACGCCTTCGAGTGTTGAGCTCAGTTTGGGCTACTCGTTCTCGTGAGCCATTTTAA
- the LOC132165676 gene encoding alanine--glyoxylate aminotransferase 2 homolog 1, mitochondrial-like: protein MALQRQLLKKARFGNYHNTLPLCGSSFSTVPSSSSVAAASDDAPPPQLPPFDHSPRPYKGPLVDQVFQKRKQFLGPSLFHYYQKPLNIVEGKMQYLYDENGRRYLDAFAGIVTVSCGHCHPEVLEAIVEQSKLLQHATTIYLHHAIADYAEALASKMPGNLKVVYFVNSGSEANELAMLMARLYTGNLGMISLRNAYHGGSSGTLGLTALNTWKYPIPQGEIHHVVNPDPYHGVFGSDANRYAKDLQDHIDFGTSGKVAGFIAETIQGVGGAVELAPGYLKLVYDIIRKAGGVCIADEVQTGFGRTGSHYWGFETQGVIPDIVTMAKGIGNGLPMGAVVTTPEIASVLAQKIQFNTFGGNPVCSAGGLAVLRVIDKEKRQAHCADVGSHLLDRLRALQQRHEIIGDVRGRGLMVGLELVTDRNEKTPAKAETAVLFEKLRELGVLVGKGGLHGNVFRVKPPMCFSKDDADFLVDALDYAMSKL, encoded by the exons ATGGCGTTGCAGAGGCAGCTACTGAAGAAGGCAAGGTTCGGTAATTACCACAACACCCTTCCTCTCTGCGGTTCCTCCTTCTCTACggttccttcttcttcttctgttgcTGCTGCTAGCGATGACGCTCCTCCGCCTCAGCTCCCGCCCTTCGATCACTCTCCGAGGCCGTACAAGGGCCCACTGGTCGATCAAGTCTTCCAGAAGCGAAAGCAGTTTCTGGGTCCTTCTCTGTTCCACTACTATCAGAAGCCT CTGAATATTGTGGAGGGAAAGATGCAGTATTTGTACGATGAGAATGGGAGGCGTTACCTGGATGCTTTCGCTGGAATAGTAACGGTGTCTTGTGGGCATTGCCATCCTGAGGTTTTGGAAGCTATCGTGGAGCAGAGCAAGCTTCTTCAGCACGCTACAACCATTTACCTACATCATGCAATCGCTGATTATGCTGAGGCATTGGCTTCCAAAATGCCCGGAAACCTAAAG GTTGTGTATTTTGTGAATTCTGGGTCAGAAGCGAATGAATTAGCAATGCTGATGGCCCGTCTATACACTGGTAATCTTGGTATGATCTCATTGAGGAATGCCTATCATGGGGGAAGTTCTGGCACGCTTGGACTCACTGCTCTGAACACTTGGAAATACCCAATACCACAG GGTGAAATTCATCATGTTGTAAATCCAGATCCATACCATGGAGTTTTCGGCTCCGATGCCAATCGTTATGCCAAAGATTTACAAGATCATATTGATTTTGGTACTTCAGGAAAAGTTGCTGGATTTATAGCTGAAACAATTCag GGAGTTGGAGGAGCAGTTGAATTGGCCCCTGGATACTTGAAGCTGGTTTATGACATCATACGCAAGGCCGGTGGTGTCTGTATTGCTGATGAAGTGCAAACTGGGTTTGGTCGCACAGGAAGCCATTACTGGGGCTTTGAAACACAGGGTGTCATTCCTGATATAGTTACTATGGCAAAG GGTATCGGCAATGGTTTACCAATGGGAGCAGTGGTGACAACCCCAGAGATAGCAAGTGTGTTGGCCCagaaaattcaatttaataCTTTTGGTGGGAACCCTGTATGTTCGGCTGGGGGGCTGGCAGTGCTCAGAGTTATCGACAAGGAGAAGCGTCAAGCTCATTGCGCTGATGTTGGTTCTCACTTGCTCGATCGTTTGAGAGCTCTTCAGCAAAGACATGAAA tCATTGGAGATGTGAGGGGCAGGGGCTTAATGGTGGGTCTAGAACTTGTGACTGACAGGAATGAGAAGACACCTGCTAAGGCAGAAACCGCGGTTTTATTTGAGAAACTTAGAG AGCTTGGTGTTCTAGTTGGGAAAGGGGGACTGCATGGAAATGTTTTTAGAGTGAAGCCGCCAATGTGTTTTAGCAAGGACGATGCAG ATTTTCTTGTTGATGCCTTGGACTATGCCATGTCAAAGTTGTGA
- the LOC132165320 gene encoding transcription factor TGA1-like isoform X2, with protein sequence MEASRLKLIQMEQDLERARKQGLCVGGGSDASDHLGLSAAVNSGVTTFEIEYGHWVEEQNRQTCDLRNALNAHIGDTELQMLVTDGLSHYFQLFRIKATATKADVFYVMSGMWKTSAERFFLWVGGYRPSELLKVLVPQIDPMTEHQVFEVLNLKQSCEQAEDALTQGMEKLQETLAKTVAASQLVEETYIPQMGTAVEKLEALVDFVSENISSSTFIWQSKDFIKKKKIYADHIRQETLHQIARILTTRQAARGLLALGEYFQRLRVLSSVWATRSREPF encoded by the exons ATGGAAGCAAGCCGTTTGAAGCTGATTCAAATGGAGCAAGATCTTGAGCGTGCCCGTAAGCAG GGCTTATGTGTAGGTGGTGGGTCAGATGCTAGTGATCATCTGGGTTTGTCCGCAGCTGTAAACTCAG GGGTTACTACATTTGAGATTGAGTATGGACACTGGGTGGAAGAACAAAATAGACAGACCTGTGATCTGAGGAATGCTTTGAATGCACATATAGGGGATACAGAACTTCAAATGCTGGTAACTGATGGCTTGTCGCACTATTTTCAACTTTTCCGCATCAAAGCAACAGCGACAAAAGCTGATGTCTTCTATGTGATGTCTGGCATGTGGAAAACATCAGCTGAGCGCTTTTTCTTGTGGGTCGGAGGGTATCGCCCTTCAGAACTTCTCAAG GTGCTTGTGCCTCAGATTGACCCCATGACAGAACACCAAGTTTTTGAAGTTCTTAATCTTAAACAATCATGTGAGCAAGCTGAGGATGCTCTTACACAAGGTATGGAGAAACTCCAGGAAACTCTGGCCAAGACAGTAGCAGCTAGTCAACTGGTTGAAGAAACCTACATTCCGCAGATGGGTACTGCAGTGGAGAAGTTGGAAGCTCTAGTGGACTTTGTGAGTGAG AACATCTCTAGTTCTACCTTTATTTGGCAATCAAAGGATttcatcaaaaagaagaaaatctat GCTGACCATATTCGGCAGGAAACCCTTCATCAAATCGCTCGCATCCTGACTACCCGCCAGGCAGCTCGAGGTCTGCTTGCTTTGGGAGAATACTTCCAACGCCTTCGAGTGTTGAGCTCAGTTTGGGCTACTCGTTCTCGTGAGCCATTTTAA
- the LOC132165319 gene encoding transcription factor TGA1-like isoform X1: MNSPSAHFVPARRIAVYDPIQQISMWGENFKSNSNLNTSASLIVEDVKLDNQSEDASHGTVGPSDQYDQEATNKPADKVQRRLAQNREAARKSRLRKKAYVQQLETSRLKLIQIEQELDRARQQGLYMGGGLDASQLGFSATVNSGVATFEMEYGHWVEEQNRQTCDLRNALNAHIGDTELQMLVTDGLSHYFQLFRIKATATKADVFYVMSGMWKTSAERFFLWIGGFRPSELLKVLVPQIDPMTEHQVFEVTNLRQSCEQAEDALTQGMDKLQETLAKTVASSQLVEENYIPQMGTAVEKLEALVNFVSEADHIRQEALHQMARILTTRQAARGLLALGEYFQRLRALSTVWATRPREPA; this comes from the exons ATGAACTCTCCATCAGCCCATTTTGTCCCCGCCAGAAGGATAGCAGTCTATGACCCTATCCAGCAGATTAGCATGTGGGGAGAAAACTTCAAAAGCAACAGTAATCTAAACACATCCGCATCCTTGATTGTGGAGGACGTGAAACTTGATAATCAG TCAGAGGATGCTTCACATGGTACAGTGGGACCTTCTGACCAATATGACCAAGAAGCAACTAATAAACCTGCTGATAAG GTACAAAGACGTCTTGCCCAAAACCGGGAGGCTGCTCGTAAAAGCCGTTTGCGTAAAAAG GCCTATGTTCAGCAGTTGGAAACAAGTCGTTTGAAGCTGATTCAAATAGAGCAAGAGCTTGACCGTGCCCGGCAGCAG GGCTTATACATGGGTGGTGGTTTAGATGCTAGTCAGCTGGGGTTCTCTGCAACTGTAAACTCAG GGGTTGCTACATTTGAGATGGAGTATGGACACTGGGTGGAAGAACAAAATAGACAGACCTGTGATTTGAGGAATGCTTTGAATGCACATATAGGGGATACAGAACTTCAAATGCTGGTAACTGATGGCTTGTCGCACTATTTTCAACTTTTCCGCATCAAAGCAACAGCGACAAAAGCTGATGTCTTCTATGTGATGTCTGGCATGTGGAAAACATCAGCTGAGCGTTTTTTCTTGTGGATCGGAGGGTTTCGCCCTTCAGAACTTCTCAAG GTACTTGTGCCTCAGATTGACCCCATGACAGAACACCAAGTTTTTGAAGTTACTAATCTTAGACAATCATGTGAGCAAGCTGAGGACGCTCTTACGCAAGGTATGGATAAACTCCAGGAAACTCTGGCCAAGACTGTAGCATCTAGTCAACTGGTTGAAGAAAACTACATTCCGCAGATGGGTACTGCGGTGGAGAAGTTGGAAGCTCTAGTGAACTTTGTGAGTGAG GCTGACCATATTCGGCAAGAAGCCCTGCATCAGATGGCTCGCATCCTGACTACCCGCCAGGCAGCTCGAGGTCTGCTTGCTTTGGGAGAATACTTCCAACGCCTTCGAGCGTTGAGCACTGTTTGGGCAACCCGCCCTCGTGAGCCTGCTTAG
- the LOC132165320 gene encoding transcription factor TGA1-like isoform X1, with amino-acid sequence MEASRLKLIQMEQDLERARKQGLCVGGGSDASDHLGLSAAVNSAHAKDSPGVTTFEIEYGHWVEEQNRQTCDLRNALNAHIGDTELQMLVTDGLSHYFQLFRIKATATKADVFYVMSGMWKTSAERFFLWVGGYRPSELLKVLVPQIDPMTEHQVFEVLNLKQSCEQAEDALTQGMEKLQETLAKTVAASQLVEETYIPQMGTAVEKLEALVDFVSENISSSTFIWQSKDFIKKKKIYADHIRQETLHQIARILTTRQAARGLLALGEYFQRLRVLSSVWATRSREPF; translated from the exons ATGGAAGCAAGCCGTTTGAAGCTGATTCAAATGGAGCAAGATCTTGAGCGTGCCCGTAAGCAG GGCTTATGTGTAGGTGGTGGGTCAGATGCTAGTGATCATCTGGGTTTGTCCGCAGCTGTAAACTCAG CCCATGCTAAGGATTCTCCAGGGGTTACTACATTTGAGATTGAGTATGGACACTGGGTGGAAGAACAAAATAGACAGACCTGTGATCTGAGGAATGCTTTGAATGCACATATAGGGGATACAGAACTTCAAATGCTGGTAACTGATGGCTTGTCGCACTATTTTCAACTTTTCCGCATCAAAGCAACAGCGACAAAAGCTGATGTCTTCTATGTGATGTCTGGCATGTGGAAAACATCAGCTGAGCGCTTTTTCTTGTGGGTCGGAGGGTATCGCCCTTCAGAACTTCTCAAG GTGCTTGTGCCTCAGATTGACCCCATGACAGAACACCAAGTTTTTGAAGTTCTTAATCTTAAACAATCATGTGAGCAAGCTGAGGATGCTCTTACACAAGGTATGGAGAAACTCCAGGAAACTCTGGCCAAGACAGTAGCAGCTAGTCAACTGGTTGAAGAAACCTACATTCCGCAGATGGGTACTGCAGTGGAGAAGTTGGAAGCTCTAGTGGACTTTGTGAGTGAG AACATCTCTAGTTCTACCTTTATTTGGCAATCAAAGGATttcatcaaaaagaagaaaatctat GCTGACCATATTCGGCAGGAAACCCTTCATCAAATCGCTCGCATCCTGACTACCCGCCAGGCAGCTCGAGGTCTGCTTGCTTTGGGAGAATACTTCCAACGCCTTCGAGTGTTGAGCTCAGTTTGGGCTACTCGTTCTCGTGAGCCATTTTAA
- the LOC132165320 gene encoding transcription factor TGA1-like isoform X3: protein MEASRLKLIQMEQDLERARKQGLCVGGGSDASDHLGLSAAVNSAHAKDSPGVTTFEIEYGHWVEEQNRQTCDLRNALNAHIGDTELQMLVTDGLSHYFQLFRIKATATKADVFYVMSGMWKTSAERFFLWVGGYRPSELLKVLVPQIDPMTEHQVFEVLNLKQSCEQAEDALTQGMEKLQETLAKTVAASQLVEETYIPQMGTAVEKLEALVDFVSEADHIRQETLHQIARILTTRQAARGLLALGEYFQRLRVLSSVWATRSREPF from the exons ATGGAAGCAAGCCGTTTGAAGCTGATTCAAATGGAGCAAGATCTTGAGCGTGCCCGTAAGCAG GGCTTATGTGTAGGTGGTGGGTCAGATGCTAGTGATCATCTGGGTTTGTCCGCAGCTGTAAACTCAG CCCATGCTAAGGATTCTCCAGGGGTTACTACATTTGAGATTGAGTATGGACACTGGGTGGAAGAACAAAATAGACAGACCTGTGATCTGAGGAATGCTTTGAATGCACATATAGGGGATACAGAACTTCAAATGCTGGTAACTGATGGCTTGTCGCACTATTTTCAACTTTTCCGCATCAAAGCAACAGCGACAAAAGCTGATGTCTTCTATGTGATGTCTGGCATGTGGAAAACATCAGCTGAGCGCTTTTTCTTGTGGGTCGGAGGGTATCGCCCTTCAGAACTTCTCAAG GTGCTTGTGCCTCAGATTGACCCCATGACAGAACACCAAGTTTTTGAAGTTCTTAATCTTAAACAATCATGTGAGCAAGCTGAGGATGCTCTTACACAAGGTATGGAGAAACTCCAGGAAACTCTGGCCAAGACAGTAGCAGCTAGTCAACTGGTTGAAGAAACCTACATTCCGCAGATGGGTACTGCAGTGGAGAAGTTGGAAGCTCTAGTGGACTTTGTGAGTGAG GCTGACCATATTCGGCAGGAAACCCTTCATCAAATCGCTCGCATCCTGACTACCCGCCAGGCAGCTCGAGGTCTGCTTGCTTTGGGAGAATACTTCCAACGCCTTCGAGTGTTGAGCTCAGTTTGGGCTACTCGTTCTCGTGAGCCATTTTAA